The Achromobacter deleyi genome has a window encoding:
- a CDS encoding peroxiredoxin, producing MTIKVGDRVPDGTLTEFIETETAGCSLGPNAFQVADLTRGKTIALFAVPGAFTPTCSAKHLPGYVEQAAALKAKGIDEIWCVSVNDAFVMGAWGREQKTDGKVRMLADGSALWTKELGLELDLIQRGMGVRSQRYSALIVDGVVKHLNVEAAGKFEVSDAATMLSQA from the coding sequence ATGACGATCAAAGTCGGCGACCGCGTGCCCGATGGCACCCTGACCGAATTCATCGAAACCGAAACCGCCGGTTGCTCGCTCGGCCCCAACGCGTTCCAGGTCGCCGACCTGACCCGCGGCAAGACCATTGCGCTGTTCGCCGTGCCCGGCGCCTTCACCCCCACCTGCTCGGCCAAGCATCTGCCGGGCTACGTGGAACAGGCCGCGGCGCTGAAGGCCAAGGGCATCGATGAAATCTGGTGCGTGTCCGTCAACGACGCCTTCGTCATGGGCGCCTGGGGCCGTGAACAGAAGACCGACGGCAAGGTCCGCATGCTGGCCGACGGCTCCGCGCTGTGGACCAAGGAACTGGGCCTCGAACTGGACCTGATCCAGCGCGGCATGGGCGTGCGCTCGCAGCGCTACTCGGCGCTGATCGTCGACGGCGTGGTCAAGCACCTGAACGTGGAAGCCGCTGGCAAGTTCGAAGTCAGCGACGCCGCCACGATGCTCTCGCAGGCCTGA
- a CDS encoding MFS transporter, with amino-acid sequence MLSTISSFSSLYFATLLMLIGTGLFNTYMGLRLTSQSVSEVWIGALIAGYYLGLVCGARLGHKLIIRVGHIRAFVACAAIATSMILAQTLVDSMPVWLVFRVISGIVMVTEFMVIESWLNEQTENHQRGRVFSVYMVVSGLGTVLGQLALTAYATLDLRPLTLVAMCLVLCLVPLAVTARSHPPTPLPAPLDIRFFMRRVPLSMTVLFVAGNLSGAFYGLAAVYGAKHGLSTSQAAVFVAAAVTAGLLSQWPMGWLSDRINRAGLIRFNALLLVVLPTVMWGWITLPFWALVAMSCVFGILQFTLYPLGAAFANDHVESERRVSLSAVLLMTYGVGACIGPMVAGLMMSLGGPSMYYVFISACAVILVWQVRPTRVTGAHQVDEAPTHFVPMPDTLQSSPASAVLDPRVDPENDIAMEMVQPDPSAAPAPPEPVAEPEPVRADAGAADGAPPDLPDESAEPERQVRTGT; translated from the coding sequence ATGCTCTCCACCATCTCATCTTTCTCGTCGCTCTATTTTGCGACCTTGCTGATGCTCATCGGCACGGGTCTGTTCAACACCTACATGGGCCTGAGGCTGACCTCCCAGTCGGTCAGTGAAGTGTGGATCGGCGCCTTGATCGCCGGCTACTACCTGGGCCTGGTGTGCGGCGCGCGGCTGGGGCACAAGCTCATCATCCGCGTCGGCCATATCCGGGCGTTCGTCGCCTGCGCGGCCATCGCCACCAGCATGATCCTGGCGCAGACGCTGGTGGATTCCATGCCGGTCTGGCTGGTGTTCCGCGTCATTTCCGGCATCGTGATGGTGACGGAATTCATGGTCATCGAGAGCTGGCTGAACGAGCAAACCGAAAACCACCAGCGCGGCCGGGTCTTCTCCGTCTACATGGTCGTGTCCGGCCTGGGCACCGTGCTGGGGCAATTGGCGCTGACCGCCTACGCCACGCTGGACCTGCGGCCGCTGACCCTGGTGGCCATGTGTCTGGTGCTGTGCCTGGTGCCGCTTGCCGTCACCGCCCGGTCGCACCCGCCCACGCCCCTGCCGGCGCCGCTGGATATCCGCTTTTTCATGCGCCGCGTGCCGCTGTCGATGACGGTGCTGTTCGTGGCGGGCAACCTTTCCGGGGCCTTCTATGGCCTGGCGGCCGTCTACGGCGCCAAGCACGGCCTGTCCACCTCGCAGGCCGCCGTCTTCGTGGCCGCCGCCGTCACGGCGGGCCTGTTGTCGCAATGGCCCATGGGCTGGCTGTCCGACCGCATCAACCGCGCCGGCCTGATCCGGTTCAACGCCTTGCTGCTGGTGGTGCTGCCCACGGTCATGTGGGGCTGGATCACGCTGCCCTTTTGGGCGCTGGTCGCCATGTCCTGTGTCTTCGGCATATTGCAGTTCACGCTCTATCCGCTGGGCGCGGCGTTCGCCAATGACCACGTCGAGTCCGAGCGGCGCGTGAGCCTGTCGGCCGTGCTGCTCATGACCTATGGCGTGGGCGCCTGTATCGGCCCCATGGTCGCGGGGCTGATGATGTCCCTGGGCGGCCCCAGCATGTATTACGTCTTCATCTCGGCCTGCGCCGTGATCCTGGTCTGGCAGGTGCGTCCCACGCGCGTCACGGGCGCGCACCAGGTCGACGAGGCGCCGACGCATTTCGTGCCCATGCCCGACACCTTGCAGAGCTCGCCCGCGTCGGCGGTGCTGGATCCGCGGGTGGACCCCGAAAACGACATCGCCATGGAAATGGTGCAGCCGGACCCGTCCGCCGCGCCCGCGCCGCCGGAACCCGTGGCCGAGCCGGAACCGGTCCGCGCCGATGCCGGCGCGGCCGACGGAGCGCCGCCGGACCTGCCCGACGAATCCGCCGAGCCCGAGCGCCAGGTCCGCACCGGCACCTGA
- a CDS encoding DMT family transporter translates to MTPGLLYLAASVLCSVTVAVLLKLARRYQVDVRQAIAMNYAVAALLCWAVLRPDPARLFAPQTPWLVLAALGVLLPSVFLAMAAALRHAGIVRSDAAQRLSLFIPLLAAFLLFGEPVSGRKLAAILLAFSALFCLLRQPPRAQAAGASAPEDRRAMWLWPMVVWAGYGVIDILFKQVARTGTAFAGGLLLAFVLAGVLMLAYLLWRRVRWQARHLAAGVALGLANFGNILTYIRAHQSLPEHPALVFASMNMGVITLGTLVGALAFREPLTRVNVLGIALALTAILLMAPW, encoded by the coding sequence TTGACGCCGGGCCTGCTGTACCTGGCGGCCAGCGTCCTCTGCAGCGTCACCGTGGCCGTGCTGCTGAAGCTGGCCCGGCGCTACCAGGTGGACGTGCGGCAGGCGATCGCCATGAATTATGCCGTGGCCGCCCTGCTCTGCTGGGCGGTGCTGCGGCCGGACCCGGCGCGCCTGTTCGCGCCGCAGACGCCGTGGCTGGTGCTGGCGGCGCTGGGCGTGCTGCTGCCCAGCGTCTTCCTGGCGATGGCGGCGGCGCTGCGGCACGCCGGCATCGTGCGCAGCGACGCCGCGCAGCGCCTGTCGCTCTTCATCCCGCTGCTGGCCGCGTTCCTGCTGTTCGGCGAGCCCGTCAGCGGCCGCAAGCTGGCGGCGATCCTTCTGGCGTTCAGCGCCCTGTTCTGCCTGTTGCGCCAGCCGCCCCGGGCGCAGGCCGCAGGCGCCAGCGCGCCCGAGGACCGCCGCGCGATGTGGCTGTGGCCGATGGTGGTGTGGGCCGGCTACGGCGTGATCGACATCCTGTTCAAGCAGGTGGCGCGCACCGGCACCGCGTTCGCCGGGGGCCTGCTGCTGGCCTTCGTGCTGGCCGGCGTATTGATGCTGGCCTATCTGCTTTGGCGCCGGGTGCGCTGGCAGGCCCGCCATCTGGCGGCCGGCGTGGCGCTGGGCCTGGCCAACTTCGGCAATATCCTGACCTATATCCGGGCGCACCAGTCCCTGCCCGAGCATCCCGCGCTGGTGTTCGCGTCGATGAACATGGGAGTGATCACGCTGGGCACGCTGGTGGGCGCGCTGGCCTTCCGCGAGCCGCTGACGCGGGTGAACGTCCTGGGCATTGCGCTGGCCCTTACTGCCATCCTGCTGATGGCGCCGTGGTAG